In the genome of Quercus robur chromosome 3, dhQueRobu3.1, whole genome shotgun sequence, one region contains:
- the LOC126719570 gene encoding uncharacterized protein LOC126719570 translates to MVEENTSNEPMTNFHELFNTFVASQAKLHEEFNTLSQKLKGKDTTTFQNDEVQGPQLTESEKKLKECLDQMEQLFQKFWWKEDAMNFHSLSLFPQVRAPPKFKMPSLDKFDGTGLPKAHLKMYTRALQPLGATKELLAQMFQNTLTGAALCWFLNLEDSRIPTWEDISNEFYKPYKYNIEVDITRHDLETTKQKPKESFSTFITRWRSKAAQMTNRPNEEEQIQMVVKNLLPIYHKHLFAQYFPNFKALIIAGTQVEDVVNNGILKNEESYSSKKAVTHTTNGEVVNVVNFQASSTINPKP, encoded by the coding sequence ATGGTTGAAGAGAATACATCGAATGAGCCCATGACCAACTTCCATGAATTGTTCAATACTTTTGTGGCAAGCCAAGCCAAACTTCATGAAGAGTTCAACACTTTGAGTCAAAAGCTGAAAGGAAAAGATACTACCACTTTCCAAAATGATGAAGTTCAAGGCCCACAATTGACTGAAAGTGAGAAAAAGTTGAAGGAGTGCTTGGATCAAATGGAACAactatttcaaaagttttggtgGAAAGAAGATGCCATGAACTtccattctctttctctcttcccacAAGTAAGAGCTCCACCCAAATTCAAGATGCCAAGCTTGGACAAGTTTGATGGAACAGGCCTCCCCAAAGCCCATTTGAAGATGTATACAAGGGCACTCCAACCCTTGGGAGCTACTAAAGAACTTTTGGCCCAAATGTTCCAAAACACACTTACTGGGGCTGCTCTTTGTTGGTTTTTGAATCTTGAAGACTCTCGAATCCCTACTTGGGAGGACATTTCCAATGAGTTCTACAAGCCATACAAATACAATATAGAAGTAGACATTACTAGGCATGATTTGGAGACCACCAAGCAAAAGCCCAAGGAATCTTTCTCAACCTTTATCACAAGATGGAGGTCAAAGGCAGCCCAAATGACAAATAGGCCCAATGAAGAAGAGCAAATCCAAATGGTTGTGAAGAATTTGTTGCCCATATACCATAAGCATCTCTTTGCCCAATATTTTCCCAACTTTAAAGCCTTGATCATAGCTGGTACTCAAGTGGAAGATGTTGTCAATAATGGCATATTAAAGAATGAGGAAAGCTACTCTTCCAAGAAAGCAGTGACCCACACCACCAATGGGGAAGTGGTTAATGTTGTGAATTTCCAAGCATCTTCAACTATCAATCCTAAGCCTTGA
- the LOC126719571 gene encoding exopolygalacturonase-like — protein MGKNLSIATISLLLVLASTKAQQVFDVKSYGAQPNADITQALTKAWKAACAVAGSKVVISAGVYKLGLVTLLGPCKGAIEFNLQGTLQAPSDVASFNGKDGWVAFERIDGLTVLGGGVFDGKGQQAWQKNECAEDKNCDVLPINIRFDYVTNSKVQDITSKDSKYFHINLLECKKLQLQHVTITAPADSPNTDGIHMGRSSQITITNATIGTGDDCISFGDGTQDVTVNQVTCGPGHGISVGSLGRYENEEPVSGIRVTGATLSNTDNGVRIKTWPASSSGVASDIHFEDVVMNNVANPVIIDQNYCPNSQCSNQSPSKVKISNVSFKKISGTSSTKEALNLICSKSVPCQQVVLSDIDLAYKGGGGSTTSTCTNVQPAVSGKLNPPACTNKHY, from the exons atgGGAAAGAATTTAAGCATTGCAACAATTTCCTTGCTATTGGTGTTGGCATCCACCAAAGCCCAGCAGGTCTTTGACGTTAAATCATATGGAGCACAACCTAATGCTGATATAACCCag GCTTTGACAAAAGCTTGGAAAGCTGCGTGCGCAGTAGCAGGaagtaaagttgtgatttcagCAGGGGTATACAAACTAGGTTTAGTGACTTTGTTGGGTCCATGCAAAGGTGCAATCGAGTTTAACCTTCAGGGAACCCTACAAGCCCCATCAGATGTTGCCTCCTTCAACGGTAAAGATGGTTGGGTTGCTTTTGAACGTATCGACGGTCTCACCGTGTTAGGTGGTGGAGTTTTTGATGGCAAAGGACAACAAGCATGGCAAAAAAATGAGTGTGCCGAAGACAAAAACTGCGACGTACTTCCTATT AATATAAGGTTCGACTACGTCACAAATTCAAAAGTCCAAGACATTACATCGAAGGACAGCAAATATTTCCACATCAACCTTTTGGAATGCAAGAAGTTGCAACTCCAACATGTTACCATAACTGCACCCGCAGATAGCCCCAACACTGATGGAATCCACATGGGACGTTCATCTCAGATCACCATTACCAATGCCACTATTGGAACAGGTGATGATTGCATCTCCTTTGGTGATGGAACCCAAGATGTTACTGTTAACCAAGTAACTTGTGGACCTGGCCATGGTATCAGCGTTGGAAGTCTTGGAAGGTACGAGAACGAAGAACCCGTTTCAGGAATCAGAGTTACTGGTGCCACACTTAGCAATACAGATAATGGTGTTAGAATCAAAACATGGCCTGCTTCCTCTTCTGGAGTTGCTTCTGATATACATTTCGAGGATGTTGTCATGAACAATGTTGCCAATCCTGTCATCATTGATCAAAACTACTGCCCAAACAGTCAATGCTCAAACCAG tCTCCCTCTAAAGTTAAGATCAGCAATGTTAGCTTCAAGAAAATTAGTGGCACTTCTTCGACAAAGGAAGCTCTGAATCTTATTTGCAGTAAGAGTGTACCATGCCAACAAGTGGTGCTTTCTGACATTGATCTTGCGTACAAGGGAGGTGGAGGATCTACTACTTCCACTTGTACTAACGTCCAGCCTGCAGTTTCGGGCAAGTTGAACCCTCCTGCTTGTACCAATAAACATTACTGA